CAACGAAAAGCGGCACCGCCGGTTGGTGATGAACAATGTTTTCCGTCATTATCTGGAGTTGTTTGAGCAGCTTATCATGCTGGCGGTATTGAATGATGAGAATAATCCCGGCAATGGCATCGACCAGGGCCAATAACAGGGCCAGGTCAGCCCAGCCCAAATTGCCGCTCGTAAAACCATAAAAAAGCACGGCCAGTGTGGCAATGCTTAAGATTACAACGGTTAAAATTTGTTTATAGATTTTACTCAGCGTCATCATCCCCCGTGGAGAACTCATAACCAAATCCGCGAACGGTTCGCAGATATTTCGGCCGTTTTGGATCCGGTTCGATCTTTTCACGAAGATGGGCAATTTGAATATCGACCATCCGGCTTTGACCTGAGTAGTCAAAGCCCCAAACACCCTGGAGTAATTGGTCACGACTAAGCACTTGATTTTCGTGACTGACCAAGTACTGCATCAATTCAAATTCCTTCGGCGTTAACTTTAAGTTTTTCGAATCAGCGCTCACACGGTATTTTTTGTGGTCGATGGTAAACGGCCCAGTGGTTTCGACATTTTCAGCTGATTTAGTAGCTGGCGTTTCGGATGCAGCAGCACTCTTCTCATACCGACGAAGTACCGCGTTAATCCGCGCAATGACCTCTCGCGGACTAAATGGTTTGGGAATATAATCGTCAGCACCCATCTCGAGGCCAAAGACCTTATCAAATTCGGTATCTTTGGCAGTTAATAAAATCACCGGTGTGTCGTTTCGGTCCATCCGCAGCTGCTTGAGGACTTGTTCCCCACTCATCTGAGGCAACATCAAATCCAAAAGTACGATGTCAAATTGGCCATTTTCAGCCATTGAAAGCGCATCGACTCCGTTAGTAGCACTCTGAACTTCAAAATTGGCTTGCTTCAAGTTATATTCCAATAAAGTAACAATTGCTGGTTCGTCGTCAACTACAAGCACTTTTTTCACGATAGCCCTCCTAATGACTAAGCTGTGTATATGTTTTGACCCCAATTTCATGAGGTGAATTCTTGAAGATCGCCGATTCGGTCATCTTCAACTGATCGTTTCGATCGCGAACTTTGAACCGACAATAAGTTGAGTTGGTGCTGAGCGCGCGATAAAAAGAATCTTCATCAGTCACCGAAATGCCATTGACCTCAAGGATCACATCGCCAACTTTGAGATCCATCTTGGCGGCTGGGGTTTCCGGTTGAATGCCAATTACCCGGACACCATCCATCACTTCACTATATTCAAACGACTGCTGATTGTCACGGTGTTTGGCAAGCCCAAGAATCAAATAGTAGCCCAACAACAGGATAACCACAGCGGGTAAAATGAGGTGCGGTATGAAGTAGCCGGCAATTGCCAGGCAGACACCAATCCCTGCCAGTAAGTAAATACCGTGACTCATTGTTTTAAATAAGGCCCTGGGAACACTTCTTTTGACGGTAAATTTAAGTCCAATCAGAATTGGCACCAATAACAACGCGTAGAAATGATTGTGTACTTGAAATAGCGGCATCATTGGTAAGCTGGTATGGATCCAGTCTCCGGGAACAAACAGCAGGAACGGAAAAATCGTTAATTCGTTAAATTTATAAACGGCCGTTTTATTGTTTCGTTGGTTGCGCACCAAGGTCGGTGAATCAAATCGACCACCGTTAACGTTCAAGAAAACGGCGTTTGCCAAGATAATGACCACAAATAAAATCAACAAATTGAGCGGGGCCACAGTTGTTGAGTTGATTCCCAGTCCTTCAAACCAATGAAGCAGCGGTCGCAATTCTGATATATTTGGCAATCCCAGCGTCAATAAACTGGCGATACCGGCAACAGTCACCGACAGCAGCCACCAAGGAATCAGCGTGAGCGAAACCAGCAGTAAGCCTTCATAAATGATCAACCATTCCAGTGAAATGCTTAAAAAGCCACCTAAAACGACGGAGGCCAGTATCCCAAAGATCAGCCCCATTCTGACAAAATGTCGACCTTCATAAAAATCCTCATAAATGGCGGAGTTAAAAATCCCCCGCTCTTTCTTAAGCCGCCTCGTATGAATTAAATAACTGCGGATAACCCCGATCCACAAGGCGGGTTGCAATCCATAAAAACCACAAGCAATCAAAAATTTCATTATGTCTTCCTCACCAATAATTATAAGGCTAGTATATCATTTATTGACAGCTGATTTAAGCTGATTTGAAATCCGAAAGGCTAATCAAGATGGTGGCTTAACCGGCAGTTGCTGACTTTGGGTGCTTGGTAGGGTTCTCCAATCATCCTGTCGTTGATAAAAAAAGGCCCTTAACGCAATGTGGCGTCAAGGGCCTGATCGTATCATTCTCGTTGATTCGCACCGGGCTAAAGCAAACGCGGCTTTAATAACCGATTAGTCTGGATTCTTCTGACTTAATTGCCATTGCAGATAGGCGTTGATGAACGGATCCAAATCACCATCCATCACGCCGTTGACATTGGCAGTTTCGTAATTGGTTCGGTGATCTTTGACCATCGAATATGGGTGAAAGACATAGGAACGAATTTGAGAGCCCCAGCCGATGTCTTTTTGTTCACCCTCAATTTTGGCCTTTTCTTCGGCCTTTTTCTCTTCTTCAAGTTCATACAATTTTGACTTCAACATGTTCATTGCCGTTTGCCGGTTTTGAAGTTGTGATCGTTGTGCCTGACTGGCAGCCACGATTCCAGTGGGTAAATGGGTGATTCGAACGGCGGAGGAAGTCTTGTTAATGTGTTGCCCACCAGCACCGCTGGACCGATAAACATCAATCCGTAAATCATCCGGGTTAATATCGATTGAGACGTCATCATTTAATTCAGGCATCACATCAACGGATGCAAATGACGTGTGTCGCCGACCGGCTGAATCAAATGGCGACAGCCTGACCAATCGATGAATCCCCTTTTCGGACCTTAAATAACCATAGGCATTTTCACCGCTGATTAATAGTGAAACACTGTTCAGACCGGCAACGTCACCGACCTGATAATCCAAGGTCTGCACGGTGAACCCATGGGCTTCTGCCCAACGGGTATACATTCGCAGCAGCATCGAACCCCAGTCCTGGGCTTCGGTTCCGCCAGCTCCGGGATGGATTTCCAAAATGGCATTATTATGATCATATTTGCCGTTAAGCAACAGATTCAACTGGTAGCGGTCCAGTTTAGTTTTAAGCTGCTTTTCATCAGTCTCAAATTCCCCCTCCATCCCGGAATGAGAATCCTCTTCGATCAATTCCAAAGTAACTTTTAGATCATCGAGTTTATTTTTGAGGCCGACGAAATTGTCGCGTTTGGTTTTTAATTGATTGGTTTGATCAATCAATTTCTGAGCGGCTTCTTGGTCATCCCAAAAGCCCGGCTCAGCCATCTTCGACTCATTAATTGCGATGCTTTCACTTAAGGCATCAAGGTCAAAGTGACCTCCCAAAACCATCGATGGCTTTTTGCATTTCAGCGATTTGTTTTTTTGCTTCACTCAATTCAAATGACATATTACTCTCCTCTAATTTTGTTCCAATTCAAAGAAAGAATCCAAACAATCGTCATTGCCGGATTCTTTCCAATACATATTAACGTTGCATGTTTTGACGAATTTCAGCCTTCATGAACAGACGGGTTGCGTCATATTCGATATCGGCAATCATTTCTTCAAACATCTTGTAACCCTCTCGCTGATATTCAACCAATGGGTTTTGTTGACCATAACCACGAAGACCGATTGATTGACGTAATTGATCCATGATGTCAATGTGATCAGTCCAGTGGGAATCGACAACTCGCAAGATAACAACCTTTTCGAATTCAAGCATTTGTGATTCATCGTAGAGTTGTTCTTGCTTTTCTTTGTATTCTTTGTTTGCCAGATCCATCAGCATACTCTTAATTTCGTCAGCTGATTTGCCTTGGAAATCTTCTAGAGAAATTTGGTCTGGGCTGACCATCGCACTGATGGCAAAGTCCAAGATGGTTTGCAGATCCCAATCTTCTTTTTCGCCTTGGGTATGCAAATCAACGATTCGATTGATGGTCCGTTCGATCATCGGCATGATGACCCACTTCAAATCTTTTTGCTCATCAATGACTTCACGACGCTCACCGTAAATCACTTCACGCTGTTGTCTCATAACATCATCGTATTGCAAAACGTTCTTCCGTGAATCGTAGTTGTTACCTTCAACCCGCTTTTGAGCTGATTCAACTTGCTTCGTGATCATTCTTGAACGAATAACCGCGTCTTCACCTTCAACATTTAAATGCTCCAGGAAGTTTTTGATCTTTTCAGAACCAAAACGACGCATCAAGTCATCTTCAAGTGACAAATAGAACTGTGACAAACCAGGATCACCCTGACGTCCTGAACGGCCACGCAGCTGGTTATCAATCCGTCGTGACTCATGTCGTTCGGTCCCGATAACAGCTAAGCCGCCAAGTTCAACAACTCCGGGTCCTAATTTGATATCGGTTCCACGACCAGCCATGTTGGTGGCAATTGTAACGGCACCACGTTGGCCGGCATTGGCAACAATTTCAGCTTCCTTGGCGTGGTTTTTGGCATTCAATACCACGTGGGGAATCTTTTCTTCATCAAGTCGTTGTGATAAGTATTCAGAAGTTTCAACAGCAACAGTACCAACCAACATTGGCTGACCCTTTTTGTGAAGCTCCTTGATCTTGTTGACAACGGCCTCAAATTTGGCTTCCAAAGTTGGATACAAAACATCTGGATGATCAACCCGGACAACCGGTTTGTTGGTTGGAACCGAAATAACTTCCATGTTATAGATCTCACGGAATTCTTCAGCTTCAGTCTTGGCAGTACCAGTCATTCCGGCGAGCTTCTTATACATCCGGAAGAGGTTTTGGTAAGTAATGGTAGCCATTGTCTTACTTTCCTCGTTGATCGTGACGCCTTCTTTTGCTTCAAGGGCTTGGTGAAGACCATCTGAGAATCGACGGCCTTCCATGATCCGTCCGGTAAAGGAATCAACAATCTTGACCTCATCATCTTGAACCACGTAATCCTTATCACGAAGCATGATAAAGTTGGCCCGTAAAGCCTGGTCCAAATGGTGGGTCAAGGCAGTATTGTCGGTGTCATAAAGATTCTTTAAGTTGAAGTACTTCTCAGCCTTTTCGATTCCCTGATCGGTCAATGAAACAGTCTTGGTTTCCAGATCAAGCTTGAAATCATCGCCTTCGTACAACGTCTTGGCAAATCTGTCAGTCCGTTGGTAAAGGTCGGAAGTGCCGCTTGATTGACCAGAAATAATCAATGGTGTTCGGGCTTCATCAATTAAAATTGAATCAACCTCATCGACAATCGCGAAGTTCAAAGGACGTTGAACCATTTGTTCCTTATAAGCAACCATGTTGTCACGCAGATAATCGAAACCGATTTCTCCGTTGGTTGAGTAGGTGATGTCGGCAGCGTAGGCTTCCCGCTTCTCATCGGCATCCTTTTCAGTGGTATTAACGCCAACTGTCAGGCCGAGCCAATTATATAACTCGCCCATTTCAGTGGCATCACGTTGGGAAAGGTATTCGTTAACAGTAACCACGTGAACCCCTTCGCCTGCAAGTGCATTTAAATAAACCGGCATGGTGGCAGTTAAAGTCTTACCTTCACCAGTTTTCATTTCTGCAATATTTCCTTCATGAAGAACAATTCCACCCATAATTTGGACATGGAATGGGTACAAGCCTAAGACACGCTTTGCGCCTTCACGGGCAACGGCAAATGCTTCCGGAAGCAAATCATCGAGTGTTTCGCCATTTTGATAGCGTTTCTTAAATGCCGGTGTCTTGGCTTGTAATTCTTCATCACTGAGTTGACGATACTCTTCAGCATACGAACCAACTTTATCGGCAATTTTACTGAGCCGCTTTTGTTCGCGTGTATCACTTTCAACCCATGTTCTTAAAATATTAGCCATTAGTAAATTCCCTTCTAAAATAAAATACTGATCAAATTGTTCTTAGTATTTGTGGACTACATACTTATTTAGTGTAACATTTTAGGCCGCCCATGAAAACACAAAAAACAATGCATCAGCGGCATTTAACCATGATAATACATTTTGAATAGATATGAAAGGTTAAACGATCAGATTGGTTCACAAATGTTTCCGGAAACGAAAAAGAATGGGGATAAATTAAGCTGCAATTTATCCCCATTCTTTTGACGGTGCATAATACGCATGCCCGTTAATTGATTAACTTAATTATTCTTCGCCGGTCTCAATCAAGCCATAACGGCCATCATTACGACGGTAGACGATGTTGATGCCTGAAGTTTCTGCATCTTCATAGATGAAGAAATCATGCCCCAGCATGTCCATTTGAAGAATGGCTTCCTCGTTATCCATCGGCTTTAAAGCCAGTTGCTTGGTACGAACAACCTGGAATTTGGATTCGTCATCAGAATCTGACTCGCTGGCAGA
Above is a genomic segment from Lentilactobacillus buchneri containing:
- a CDS encoding response regulator transcription factor — translated: MKKVLVVDDEPAIVTLLEYNLKQANFEVQSATNGVDALSMAENGQFDIVLLDLMLPQMSGEQVLKQLRMDRNDTPVILLTAKDTEFDKVFGLEMGADDYIPKPFSPREVIARINAVLRRYEKSAAASETPATKSAENVETTGPFTIDHKKYRVSADSKNLKLTPKEFELMQYLVSHENQVLSRDQLLQGVWGFDYSGQSRMVDIQIAHLREKIEPDPKRPKYLRTVRGFGYEFSTGDDDAE
- a CDS encoding PDZ domain-containing protein, with translation MKFLIACGFYGLQPALWIGVIRSYLIHTRRLKKERGIFNSAIYEDFYEGRHFVRMGLIFGILASVVLGGFLSISLEWLIIYEGLLLVSLTLIPWWLLSVTVAGIASLLTLGLPNISELRPLLHWFEGLGINSTTVAPLNLLILFVVIILANAVFLNVNGGRFDSPTLVRNQRNNKTAVYKFNELTIFPFLLFVPGDWIHTSLPMMPLFQVHNHFYALLLVPILIGLKFTVKRSVPRALFKTMSHGIYLLAGIGVCLAIAGYFIPHLILPAVVILLLGYYLILGLAKHRDNQQSFEYSEVMDGVRVIGIQPETPAAKMDLKVGDVILEVNGISVTDEDSFYRALSTNSTYCRFKVRDRNDQLKMTESAIFKNSPHEIGVKTYTQLSH
- the prfB gene encoding peptide chain release factor 2 (programmed frameshift), with the translated sequence MSFELSEAKKQIAEMQKAIDGFGRSLDLDALSESIAINESKMAEPGFWDDQEAAQKLIDQTNQLKTKRDNFVGLKNKLDDLKVTLELIEEDSHSGMEGEFETDEKQLKTKLDRYQLNLLLNGKYDHNNAILEIHPGAGGTEAQDWGSMLLRMYTRWAEAHGFTVQTLDYQVGDVAGLNSVSLLISGENAYGYLRSEKGIHRLVRLSPFDSAGRRHTSFASVDVMPELNDDVSIDINPDDLRIDVYRSSGAGGQHINKTSSAVRITHLPTGIVAASQAQRSQLQNRQTAMNMLKSKLYELEEEKKAEEKAKIEGEQKDIGWGSQIRSYVFHPYSMVKDHRTNYETANVNGVMDGDLDPFINAYLQWQLSQKNPD
- the secA gene encoding preprotein translocase subunit SecA, translating into MANILRTWVESDTREQKRLSKIADKVGSYAEEYRQLSDEELQAKTPAFKKRYQNGETLDDLLPEAFAVAREGAKRVLGLYPFHVQIMGGIVLHEGNIAEMKTGEGKTLTATMPVYLNALAGEGVHVVTVNEYLSQRDATEMGELYNWLGLTVGVNTTEKDADEKREAYAADITYSTNGEIGFDYLRDNMVAYKEQMVQRPLNFAIVDEVDSILIDEARTPLIISGQSSGTSDLYQRTDRFAKTLYEGDDFKLDLETKTVSLTDQGIEKAEKYFNLKNLYDTDNTALTHHLDQALRANFIMLRDKDYVVQDDEVKIVDSFTGRIMEGRRFSDGLHQALEAKEGVTINEESKTMATITYQNLFRMYKKLAGMTGTAKTEAEEFREIYNMEVISVPTNKPVVRVDHPDVLYPTLEAKFEAVVNKIKELHKKGQPMLVGTVAVETSEYLSQRLDEEKIPHVVLNAKNHAKEAEIVANAGQRGAVTIATNMAGRGTDIKLGPGVVELGGLAVIGTERHESRRIDNQLRGRSGRQGDPGLSQFYLSLEDDLMRRFGSEKIKNFLEHLNVEGEDAVIRSRMITKQVESAQKRVEGNNYDSRKNVLQYDDVMRQQREVIYGERREVIDEQKDLKWVIMPMIERTINRIVDLHTQGEKEDWDLQTILDFAISAMVSPDQISLEDFQGKSADEIKSMLMDLANKEYKEKQEQLYDESQMLEFEKVVILRVVDSHWTDHIDIMDQLRQSIGLRGYGQQNPLVEYQREGYKMFEEMIADIEYDATRLFMKAEIRQNMQR